The following proteins are encoded in a genomic region of Streptococcus cristatus AS 1.3089:
- a CDS encoding recombinase family protein, whose product MTNHHKNKLENIKTITIGYARVSSTDNRQELGLSVQKEALSFCDKLYIEKDSGGNQERPKLDKALKLAKNYAKQGVKTNFVVYKLDRLTRKMFHLSAIIEDLTNHGISLQSLHENIETASLTGKFFCLMLGYVAEWELQAISERTKDGLRKAKERGVKLGNKGLPKDTEKQIIEQYLRKELSVRNIANQLNISTATIYNVLKRNGVQINRRNNL is encoded by the coding sequence TTGACAAATCATCACAAGAACAAATTAGAAAATATCAAAACTATAACTATCGGCTATGCTCGCGTTAGCTCAACAGATAATCGGCAAGAATTGGGTTTGTCTGTTCAAAAAGAAGCACTCAGCTTTTGCGACAAGCTCTATATCGAGAAAGATTCGGGCGGAAATCAGGAGCGACCGAAACTTGATAAGGCGTTAAAATTAGCTAAAAATTATGCTAAACAAGGGGTTAAAACAAATTTTGTCGTATACAAATTGGATAGGCTTACCAGAAAGATGTTTCACCTCTCCGCTATTATTGAAGATTTAACCAATCATGGCATTAGCCTTCAATCTCTTCATGAAAATATTGAGACGGCTTCTTTAACTGGTAAATTCTTTTGCTTAATGCTGGGATATGTGGCGGAATGGGAGCTTCAAGCCATTTCTGAACGCACAAAAGATGGATTACGCAAAGCTAAAGAGCGAGGCGTAAAACTAGGAAATAAAGGGTTACCTAAAGATACCGAAAAACAAATAATCGAGCAATACCTACGAAAAGAATTATCTGTGCGAAATATTGCGAATCAGCTGAATATTTCCACCGCAACCATATATAATGTGCTAAAGCGCAATGGTGTCCAGATAAATAGAAGAAATAACCTATAA
- a CDS encoding TVP38/TMEM64 family protein, whose translation MVSKDREMKAVSPFLQKIINWSSIIGAVGTVAFCIWAYYAGILQSKETLSAFIKQAGVWGPPLFIFLQILQTVVPIIPGALTSVAGIFIYGHIVGTIYNYIGIVIGCAIIFYLARTYGPAFVQSVVSKRTYDKYVGWLDEGNRFERFFIFMMIWPISPADFLCMLAALTKMTFKKYMLIILLCKPITLVIYTYGLTYIIDFFWKLLTK comes from the coding sequence ATGGTAAGCAAGGATCGAGAAATGAAAGCTGTTTCTCCCTTTTTGCAAAAAATCATCAACTGGTCGTCCATCATCGGAGCTGTGGGGACAGTGGCCTTTTGCATCTGGGCTTACTATGCAGGAATCCTCCAGTCCAAGGAAACCTTGTCTGCCTTTATCAAACAAGCAGGCGTCTGGGGCCCACCTCTGTTTATCTTCCTGCAAATCTTGCAGACTGTTGTGCCCATTATCCCTGGTGCCTTGACCTCTGTAGCAGGTATCTTTATCTACGGACATATCGTTGGCACTATCTACAACTATATCGGCATCGTCATCGGCTGTGCCATCATCTTCTATCTGGCTCGCACCTACGGACCAGCCTTTGTCCAGTCCGTCGTCAGTAAGCGGACCTATGACAAGTATGTAGGCTGGCTGGATGAGGGCAATCGCTTTGAGCGTTTCTTTATCTTTATGATGATTTGGCCTATCAGCCCCGCTGATTTCCTCTGTATGCTGGCTGCTCTGACCAAGATGACCTTCAAAAAGTACATGCTGATTATCCTTCTCTGCAAGCCTATCACTCTCGTCATCTATACTTATGGCCTGACCTATATCATTGATTTCTTCTGGAAGTTGCTAACAAAATAA
- a CDS encoding DUF6161 domain-containing protein, whose amino-acid sequence MVKKTNAQISNFMDEYFLFQINNSNYSLNYDQPEITFSDLESIIQSNYKYWKQKNEENDLATPILEEWTNWKTKFEQLKDFLKNKDEFNYQEIANFLYNYFSSDYSSEGSTEIRIYRIDVDSPINKDKDIVSIRLFIDFYLKSWATNYLLDAIRSYIEIEKNKNNIGYYLSSTESYRNLPALFVLNREIPKLKIPIKDIQNKLVQPVSESIDNIAKETEEHFKQTANLVDKNDEKIREIFIEHSREVDEFKHNLEQWQNNKETSIKILEDTYEKKLQLEVPERLWKERSKNYKVKTRWWMGGLGVFIVGLIFSAGNLLISIHNYLQGTEKDIPFISRSFIYVALISFLIYLIRIIIKIIISSQHMAMEYEQKEALTRFYQALVYNGKDVDKEERLIIFNALFSKTETGLVKTDNSGESEALMALLSKTIK is encoded by the coding sequence ATGGTCAAAAAAACTAACGCCCAAATTTCCAATTTTATGGATGAATATTTCTTATTCCAAATTAATAATAGTAACTATAGTCTAAATTATGATCAACCAGAGATAACATTTTCTGATTTAGAGTCTATAATTCAATCTAATTATAAATACTGGAAACAAAAAAATGAGGAGAATGATCTAGCAACTCCTATTCTTGAAGAATGGACGAATTGGAAGACAAAATTTGAACAATTAAAAGATTTTCTCAAGAATAAGGACGAATTTAATTATCAAGAAATAGCTAATTTCTTATATAACTATTTCAGTTCGGATTATTCAAGTGAAGGTTCAACAGAAATAAGAATATATCGAATAGATGTTGATAGTCCAATCAATAAAGATAAAGATATAGTAAGTATAAGATTGTTTATAGATTTTTACTTAAAAAGCTGGGCTACAAACTACCTGCTGGATGCTATAAGAAGTTATATTGAGATTGAAAAGAATAAGAACAATATTGGTTACTATCTCTCATCTACTGAATCATATCGAAATTTGCCTGCTTTGTTTGTCCTCAACAGAGAAATACCTAAACTCAAAATTCCTATCAAAGATATTCAAAATAAGCTAGTCCAGCCTGTTTCGGAATCTATAGACAATATAGCCAAAGAAACTGAAGAACACTTTAAACAAACAGCTAACTTAGTTGATAAAAATGATGAAAAAATTAGAGAAATTTTCATAGAACATTCTCGTGAAGTAGATGAATTTAAACACAATCTTGAACAATGGCAAAATAACAAAGAGACATCTATAAAGATTTTAGAAGATACCTATGAGAAAAAACTACAGCTTGAAGTTCCCGAAAGATTATGGAAAGAGCGTTCAAAAAATTACAAAGTCAAAACTAGGTGGTGGATGGGTGGTCTTGGAGTTTTTATCGTTGGACTGATATTTTCGGCAGGTAATTTATTGATTAGCATACATAACTATCTACAAGGAACGGAAAAAGATATTCCATTTATTTCACGATCCTTTATCTATGTCGCACTGATTTCTTTTTTGATATACCTTATTAGAATTATTATTAAGATTATTATTTCAAGTCAACATATGGCAATGGAATATGAACAAAAAGAAGCTTTAACAAGATTTTATCAAGCATTAGTTTATAATGGTAAAGATGTAGACAAGGAAGAACGCTTGATAATTTTTAATGCTTTATTCAGTAAAACAGAAACAGGCCTTGTTAAGACAGATAACTCTGGAGAATCTGAAGCATTAATGGCCTTACTTTCTAAGACTATAAAATAG
- the tsaE gene encoding tRNA (adenosine(37)-N6)-threonylcarbamoyltransferase complex ATPase subunit type 1 TsaE — MFSHNEEELINWGQRLGSLLQEQDVLVLTGDLGAGKTTFTKGLAQGLGIKQMIKSPTYTIVREYEGRLPLYHLDVYRIGEDPDSIDLDDFLFGEGVTVIEWGELLGESLPDDYLKLTLLKKEDGRELVFESQGRRSQELLEELLHG, encoded by the coding sequence ATGTTTAGTCATAATGAGGAAGAATTAATCAACTGGGGCCAGCGTCTCGGAAGCTTGCTTCAGGAGCAAGATGTTTTGGTTTTGACAGGAGACTTGGGTGCAGGCAAGACAACTTTTACCAAGGGATTGGCTCAAGGTCTGGGCATCAAGCAGATGATCAAAAGTCCGACCTATACCATTGTTCGCGAGTATGAAGGACGTTTGCCGCTTTATCACTTAGATGTATATCGGATTGGTGAAGATCCAGACTCGATTGACTTGGATGATTTTCTCTTTGGTGAGGGAGTTACGGTCATCGAGTGGGGAGAATTGCTTGGTGAGAGTTTACCAGATGATTATCTGAAGCTGACTCTTCTAAAGAAAGAAGACGGCCGCGAGCTAGTCTTTGAAAGTCAGGGGCGTCGTTCTCAGGAATTACTGGAGGAATTGCTGCATGGCTGA
- the brpA gene encoding biofilm formation/cell division transcriptional regulator BrpA translates to MFKKIVRMFLSLFLVTAIGVGGYAWTIYNQSTDALSRTYKGFGNETNVIAETKPLTILLMGVDTGSGSRSDTWQGNSDSMLLLSVNPQTKKTVMMSLERDILTQIDEKGETTEAKLNAAYAYGGAKLAIATIEKMMNIHIDRYVMINMQGLVQLVDAVGGIEVNNTFDFPISIEENEPEYTATVEPGKHLINGDQALVYARMRYQDPEGDYGRQKRQREVIRKVVEKVLSLNSISHYQAILRAVSKNMQTNVALDSGSIPQLLGYKDAFRNIQSEQLRGEDATLADGGSYQLVTSEHLLEMQNLIRKSLGLSTVKSLKTNAVLYEDLMGGRSLRASNSGSSTAYQQDEPVYSSPTESNYGSANNSNSTPAPPEPSASSEPPASSTPAPTPDPTPSVSSAVQPSTPTSSE, encoded by the coding sequence ATGTTTAAAAAAATTGTACGAATGTTTTTGAGTCTGTTCCTTGTAACAGCCATTGGAGTAGGAGGCTATGCTTGGACCATTTACAATCAGTCAACGGATGCCTTGTCCCGTACCTACAAAGGTTTTGGGAATGAAACGAACGTTATTGCCGAAACCAAGCCCCTGACGATTTTGCTGATGGGGGTCGATACAGGGAGTGGCTCGCGGTCTGATACTTGGCAGGGAAATAGCGACTCCATGCTTCTTCTGTCTGTCAATCCTCAGACTAAAAAGACGGTCATGATGAGTCTGGAGCGGGACATTCTGACTCAAATCGATGAAAAAGGCGAAACGACAGAAGCCAAGCTAAACGCAGCCTATGCTTATGGCGGCGCAAAATTAGCCATCGCGACCATTGAGAAAATGATGAATATCCACATTGACCGCTATGTCATGATCAATATGCAGGGTTTGGTTCAGCTGGTCGATGCAGTTGGCGGCATTGAGGTCAATAATACCTTTGATTTTCCGATCTCCATCGAAGAAAATGAACCAGAATACACTGCAACTGTCGAGCCAGGCAAGCATTTGATCAACGGAGACCAGGCTTTAGTCTATGCCCGCATGCGTTATCAGGATCCAGAAGGTGACTATGGTCGTCAGAAACGCCAGCGTGAAGTGATTCGAAAAGTTGTTGAAAAAGTGCTCAGTCTCAATAGTATTAGCCATTATCAAGCAATCTTACGAGCAGTCAGCAAGAATATGCAGACCAATGTAGCGCTGGATTCCGGAAGTATTCCTCAGTTATTAGGTTACAAAGATGCCTTTAGAAATATCCAGTCTGAGCAGTTGCGCGGAGAAGATGCGACCTTGGCAGATGGCGGTAGCTACCAGCTGGTTACGTCTGAGCATTTGCTAGAAATGCAAAACCTCATTCGGAAAAGCTTGGGCTTGTCCACAGTCAAGAGTTTGAAAACCAATGCCGTACTGTATGAAGATTTGATGGGAGGCAGAAGCCTGCGTGCGTCTAATTCTGGGTCTTCAACAGCTTATCAGCAGGATGAGCCAGTTTACAGTTCACCGACGGAGAGCAATTATGGAAGTGCTAATAATAGTAATTCTACTCCAGCTCCTCCTGAGCCGAGCGCTAGCAGTGAACCGCCAGCAAGCTCTACGCCTGCACCTACACCAGATCCGACACCATCAGTATCTTCTGCTGTTCAGCCCTCGACTCCAACATCTTCAGAATAA
- a CDS encoding GNAT family N-acetyltransferase: protein MAEFELALREAEKTDAADLIRFLNQVGAESDYMTLDEAGILMDEDQMAQFIQRQADSDNQLYLLALLDNEIAGIVSITADFHERIRHIGQVFIVVKKAFWNQGLGRILLEEAVDWAENGSSLRRLELTVQVRNERAVHLYKELGFEIEGLQKRGAYLREGIFLDVYLMGKLID, encoded by the coding sequence ATGGCTGAGTTTGAATTGGCCTTGCGGGAGGCAGAAAAGACGGATGCTGCTGACTTGATTCGCTTTTTAAATCAAGTCGGTGCCGAGTCAGACTACATGACCTTGGATGAGGCAGGGATTTTGATGGACGAAGATCAGATGGCTCAGTTCATTCAGCGTCAAGCTGATTCGGATAATCAGCTTTATCTCTTAGCCTTGCTTGATAATGAAATCGCTGGGATTGTCAGTATCACAGCGGATTTTCATGAGCGGATTCGTCACATTGGGCAAGTCTTTATCGTTGTCAAAAAAGCCTTTTGGAATCAAGGCCTCGGTCGTATCTTGCTAGAAGAGGCTGTGGACTGGGCAGAAAATGGAAGCAGTCTTCGCCGTTTGGAGCTGACTGTTCAGGTCAGAAATGAGCGAGCTGTTCATCTCTATAAAGAATTAGGATTTGAAATCGAAGGCCTGCAAAAAAGAGGGGCCTATTTAAGAGAAGGGATATTTCTGGATGTTTACCTGATGGGAAAACTGATAGATTGA